One Amphiprion ocellaris isolate individual 3 ecotype Okinawa chromosome 5, ASM2253959v1, whole genome shotgun sequence genomic region harbors:
- the LOC111563217 gene encoding ubiquinol-cytochrome-c reductase complex assembly factor 2 has product MSATRYRRFLKLCEEWPRDETKKGRDLGTFLRQRVASGFREGENTQISDPEKCDQMYESLARINGNVYRQRFPRVRDTSFTGVAVDECRLLLSGSMQQMDEEKKSLWKTLMERFSSKSPEDVPEKAPEK; this is encoded by the exons ATGTCAGCGACCAGGTACCGTCGGTTCCTGAAGCTGTGCGAGGAATGGCCACGGGACGAGACCAAGAAAGGCCGTGATTTGGGGACGTTTCTGCGGCAGAGAGTCGCTTCTGGCTTCCGAGAGGGCGAAAACACGCAG ATTTCAGACCCAGAGAAATGTGACCAGATGTATGAAAGTTTGGCTCGCATTAATGGCAACGTATACAGACAACga tttCCTCGTGTAAGAGACACAAGCTTTACTGGAGTCGCAGTGGACGAGTGCAGGTTGCTTTTGTCAG GGAGCATGCAGCAGATGGACGAGGAAAAGAAGAGCTTGTGGAAGACGTTAATGGAGCGATTCTCCTCCAAATCACCAGAGGATGTTCCAGAGAAAGCTCCTGAAAAATAA
- the c5h1orf74 gene encoding UPF0739 protein C1orf74 homolog, with the protein MSLVVFESQIYLTFIWESASETRLVTFDYSSPVSVIYVAMSAQELFVAAARKCLSVGRKSLSVPQSLDLAAQVSAVDLGLKPALLYDSNGACAEQVQRYLSYLQSLQLVSKSLITLDLNGNSLIVNPVTVTANLKQVLCSNGVAVIDVCHSLEKPAVSNPLREELKSMIQDFLLHLGEFQRLEEAEKALYVGEKSEEWNLCTVFGLLLGYPVTYWFDHEKSFENCLSMTPLTVTTASATWPSDTAGHRCCLYSFSIPAALHKETQSNLESWKLCLQERFQQQQVLQDLTISQSTVTLPSVCL; encoded by the coding sequence atgtctcTTGTTGTCTTTGAGTCACAGATTTACTTAACTTTCATTTGGGAAAGTGCGTCAGAAACACGTCTAGTTACATTTGACTATTCAAGTCCCGTGTCTGTGATTTATGTGGCTATGTCCGCTCAGGAGCTCTTTGTTGCTGCGGCTCGTAAATGTCTGTCTGTTGGGAGAAAATCTCTCTCCGTTCCTCAGAGTCTGGACCTGGCTGCTCAGGTGTCGGCTGTCGATTTGGGGTTGAAACCTGCTCTTCTGTACGACAGTAACGGTGCCTGTGCAGAGCAGGTGCAGCGGTATTTGAGCTATTTACAGTCTCTGCAGCTTGTGTCTAAATCACTTATCACACTGGATTTAAATGGAAACAGCCTCATTGTTAATCCAGTTACAGTCACAGCAAACCTTAAACAGGTTCTTTGCAGCAACGGTGTGGCTGTGATTGACGTCTGCCACTCGTTGGAGAAGCCTGCCGTCTCCAACCCACTCAGAGAAGAGCTGAAGAGCATGATACAAGATTTTCTGCTTCATCTTGGAGAGTTTCAGCGACTCGAGGAGGCCGAGAAGGCTCTTTATGTCGGAGAGAAATCTGAGGAATGGAACCTGTGCACAGTGTTTGGGCTGTTGTTGGGATACCCGGTCACCTACTGGTTTGATCATGAAAAGAGCTTTGAAAATTGCCTGTCTATGACTCCACTGACGGTGACGACAGCTTCAGCAACGTGGCCATCAGACACCGCAGGCCACAGATGTTGTCTGTATTCATTCAGCATCCCAGCTGCTCTGCACAAAGAGACGCAGTCCAACCTGGAAAGCTGGAAGCTGTGTCTACAGGAGAGATTTCAGCAGCAGCAAGTCCTTCAGGATCTTACTATTAGTCAGTCCACAGTCACTTTGCCCTCAGTCTGTTTGTGA
- the tspo gene encoding translocator protein, whose amino-acid sequence MWLPLVGMTALPHLGGFYGGYITRTQVKTWYPTLQKPSWRPPNGAFPIVWTCLYTGMGYGSYLIWKELGGFTEDAVVPLGLYGLQLALNWAWTPLFFGAHKLKWALIEIVLLTGTVGATMVSWYPISRTATWLLAPYLSWLCLACSLNYCIWRDNPEKKEE is encoded by the exons ATGTGGCTGCCTTTGGTTGGGATGACGGCCCTGCCACACCTGGGTGGGTTCTATGGTGGCTACATCACACGCACGCAAGTGAAGACCTGGTACCCAACCCTGCAGAAACCATCATGGCGTCCACCGAATGGAGCGTTCCCTATAGTGTGGACGTGTCTGTACACAGGAATGGG GTATGGCTCCTACCTGATATGGAAAGAGCTTGGAGGTTTCACTGAGGATGCTGTGGTTCCACTGGGGCTTTATGGGCTGCAGCTCGCTCTGAACTGGGCCTGGACTCCTCTTTTCTTTGGTGCACACAAGCTGAAATGG GCGCTGATTGAGATTGTGCTTCTCACTGGGACTGTGGGAGCCACCATGGTGTCCTGGTATCCCATCAGCCGCACAGCCACTTGGCTGCTGGCACCTTATCTGTCCTGGCTGTGCCTCGCCTGCAGTCTGAACTACTGCATATGGAGAGACAACCCTGAGAAGAAGGAAGAGTAG
- the sirt4 gene encoding NAD-dependent protein lipoamidase sirtuin-4, mitochondrial, translating into MRLPWQVLTPHTAPMRRASSVPAGMLNFVPACSTTDAQSLEQLQDFVTRAKRLFAITGAGLSTESGIPDYRSEGVGLYARTDRRPMQHAEFVRSAKSRQRYWARNFVGWPQFSSHQPNSAHKVLQRWEERGKLHWLVTQNVDALHSKAGQKRLTEIHGCAHRVMCLGCGAISAREELQRRFLTLNPDWTAQAAAVAPDGDVFLEDEQVLHFRVPSCEDCGGILKPEVTFFGDTVNKATVQFVHDRLAESDAVLVVGSSLQVYSGYRFLLAASDRRMPVAILNIGATRADHLAELKVSGRCGEVLSVIRPV; encoded by the exons atgAGACTGCCATGGCAGGTCCTCACTCCACACACAGCACCTATGAGGAGAGCTTCCTCCGTCCCTGCAGGTATGTTGAATTTTGTCCCAGCCTGCAGCACCACTGATGCTCAGTCTCTGGAGCAGCTGCAGGACTTTGTGACCCGAGCCAAACGCCTGTTTGCCATCACTGGAGCAGGTCTCTCCACTGAGTCTGGTATCCCAGATTATCGCTCAGAGGGAGTCGGACTGTATGCTCGCACTGACAGACGCCCCATGCAGCACGCAGAGTTTGTCCGCAGTGCAAAGTCCCGTCAGCGATACTGGGCCAGAAACTTCGTTGGCTGGCCGCAGTTTTCCTCCCACCAGCCAAACTCTGCTCACAAGGTGCTGCAGCGGTGGGAGGAAAGAGGCAAGCTTCACTGGCTGGTTACACAGAATGTGGACGCTCTTCACTCAAAGGCAGGACAGAAAAGGCTGACAGAGATCCACGGCTGTGCCCACAG GGTGATGTGTCTCGGCTGTGGTGCCATCTCAGCGagggaggagctgcagaggagatttttaacattaaacCCAGACTGGACAGCTCAGGCGGCTGCTGTGGCTCCGGATGGCGACGTGTTTTTAGAGGACGAGCAGGTTCTCCACTTCAGAGTTCCCTCCTGTGAGGACTGTGGAGGGATACTGAAGCCAGAGGTCACGTTTTTCGGAGACACTGTGAACAAAGCAACTGTGCAGTTTGTGCACGACAGACTGGCAGAGTCGGACGCGGTGCTGGTCGTCGGGTCATCGTTACAG GTGTACTCAGGATACAGGTTTTTACTGGCAGCTAGTGACAGGAGAATGCCGGTGGCCATCCTGAACATTGGTGCCACCAGAGCTGACCACCTGGCAGAGCTGAAAGTGAGCGGCCGCTGCGGTGAAGTGCTGTCAGTCATTCGGCCTGTCTGA
- the tomm6 gene encoding mitochondrial import receptor subunit TOM6 homolog, with protein sequence MFPSLSSRHRTLAKMSGANGKKGPSSGVMDWISSACRFATDRNDFRRNLLVNLGLFAAGVWVARNLSDFDLMSPQPVT encoded by the exons ATGTTCCCCTCGTTGTCGTCGCGACACCGCACGTTAGCAAAGATGAGCGGAGCAAACGGCAAAAAGGGCCCGTCGTCCGGTGTTATGGACTGGATCAGCTCGGCTTGTCGGTTCGCAACAGACAGAAACGACTTCAGAAG gAATCTTCTGGTCAACTTAGGTTTGTTTGCAGCTGGTGTTTGGGTGGCAAGAAATCTCTCAGATTTTGACCTGATGTCTCCTCAGCCAGTAACATAA